From a region of the Arachis ipaensis cultivar K30076 chromosome B09, Araip1.1, whole genome shotgun sequence genome:
- the LOC107616691 gene encoding leucine-rich repeat receptor-like serine/threonine/tyrosine-protein kinase SOBIR1 isoform X2, with protein MLCSATPPQPPTSSKNLNRTLSSAILHLTQLKELSLSHNHLVDRIPNSIVNLKKLEILDLRGNGFSGEVPPHLFSLARLRLLDVSSNKLSGNLNFLKYFPNLEKLNVADNHFVGRVPVSIRSFRNLRHFNFSGNSFLEGSTPIAKSYNEVEDFQSVVPRRFIFAEDLTGEAGFIGGARCQKVLRFHAGGVQEALPWVEAVSPVKNQVRNEAKLE; from the exons ATGCTGTGTTCTGCGACACCGCCACAGCCACCTACGTCCTCCAAGAATCTCAATCGAACCCTCTCTTCCGCCATTTTACACCTCACTCAGCTTAAAGAACTCTCTTTATCTCATAACCACCTCGTTGACCGCATCCCAAACTCCATAGTCAACCTCAAGAAGCTCGAAATCCTCGATCTCCGTGGCAACGGCTTCTCCGGCGAAGTCCCGCCTCACCTTTTTTCGCTTGCAAGGCTCCGACTCCTCGATGTCTCCTCCAACAAACTCTCCGGCAACCTCAACTTCCTCAAGTATTTTCCGAACCTGGAAAAGCTAAACGTCGCCGACAACCACTTTGTTGGTCGTGTCCCGGTTTCCATTCGCTCGTTTCGGAACCTCAGACACTTCAACTTCTCCGGCAATAGTTTCCTCGAAGGCTCAACGCCGATTGCCAAGAGTTACAATGAAGTCGAAGACTTCCAGTCTGTTGTCCCAAGACGCTTCATCTTCGCTGAGGACTTGACG GGCGAAGCTGGATTCATCGGCGGAGCACGGTGTCAGAAAGTTCTCCGATTTCACGCCGGAGGAGTTCAAGAGGCATTACCTTGGGTTGAAGCTGTTAGTCCAGTCAAGAACCAGGTG